A genomic region of Oscillatoria salina IIICB1 contains the following coding sequences:
- a CDS encoding ferredoxin--nitrite reductase, whose amino-acid sequence MTKTDPKKKLNKIEQAKAKKHPLLLKQELEEFAKIGWEAMDEFERDYGLKWLGFFYRPVTPGKFMLRMRVPNGILTSTQMCVLAEIIQRYCHGAGFQEQGNADITTRQNLQLRGMRIEDIPDIFERLLKAGLTSVQSGMDNVRNITGSPVAGIDGNELIDTRGLVRNLQDTITNNGEGNMGLSNLPRKFNIAVAGGRDNSVHAEINDLGYLPAYKNGKLGFNIIVGGYFAPKQYVTAIPLDAWIPPEDVVPLAKIMLTIYNENGPRASRTKCRLMHLIKSEDWGRERFRDEVEKKLGHPLESAAAKDEIDWEKRDHIGVYPQKQPGLNYVGLHVPVGRLYAEEMFELARMAEVYGGGEIRLTVEQNLIIPYIPDSRLEAFFNEPLVKKRLTINPEKLNRALVSCTGSEFCGYAIIETKNRALAMIKELESELEMPKPVRIHWTGCPNSCGQPQVADIGLIGTKTKKDGEVVEAVDIWMGGKVGKDACLGEEVRKRVPCDELKNMLRNLLLEHFEAKPKQKEMVTV is encoded by the coding sequence ATGACAAAAACAGATCCGAAAAAGAAACTCAACAAAATCGAACAAGCCAAAGCGAAAAAACATCCTTTATTGCTCAAACAAGAACTAGAAGAATTCGCCAAAATTGGTTGGGAAGCAATGGATGAATTCGAGCGCGACTACGGATTAAAATGGCTCGGATTTTTCTATCGTCCCGTTACTCCAGGCAAATTTATGCTGAGGATGCGCGTTCCTAACGGTATTTTAACTAGCACTCAGATGTGCGTTCTCGCAGAAATTATTCAACGTTATTGTCACGGTGCGGGATTTCAAGAACAAGGAAATGCAGACATTACCACCCGCCAAAATTTGCAACTGCGAGGAATGCGAATTGAAGATATTCCCGATATTTTTGAGCGACTTTTAAAAGCCGGTTTAACTAGCGTTCAGTCAGGAATGGATAACGTTCGTAATATCACTGGTTCTCCCGTAGCAGGTATCGATGGAAATGAATTAATCGATACTCGCGGCTTAGTACGTAACCTCCAAGATACGATTACTAACAACGGCGAAGGAAATATGGGTTTAAGTAACCTTCCTCGTAAGTTTAACATTGCCGTTGCTGGCGGTCGAGATAACTCAGTTCATGCCGAAATTAACGACCTTGGTTATCTTCCTGCTTACAAAAATGGTAAATTGGGATTTAACATTATTGTTGGCGGTTATTTTGCTCCCAAACAATACGTCACAGCCATTCCTCTTGATGCTTGGATACCGCCAGAAGATGTAGTTCCCCTTGCCAAAATTATGTTAACTATTTACAACGAGAATGGACCAAGGGCGAGTCGGACAAAATGCCGACTTATGCACTTAATTAAAAGTGAAGATTGGGGAAGAGAAAGATTTCGTGATGAAGTCGAAAAGAAACTAGGACATCCTTTAGAATCAGCAGCAGCAAAAGATGAAATTGATTGGGAAAAACGAGACCATATTGGTGTTTATCCACAAAAACAACCGGGACTAAATTATGTAGGTTTGCACGTTCCTGTCGGTCGTTTGTATGCTGAGGAAATGTTTGAATTAGCGAGAATGGCGGAAGTTTATGGTGGTGGAGAAATTCGTTTGACTGTTGAGCAAAACTTGATTATTCCCTATATTCCTGACTCTCGTTTAGAAGCATTTTTCAACGAACCATTAGTAAAAAAACGCTTAACAATTAATCCAGAAAAGTTAAATCGAGCCTTAGTTTCTTGTACGGGTAGCGAGTTTTGTGGTTATGCAATTATTGAAACCAAAAACCGTGCTTTAGCGATGATTAAGGAACTCGAAAGCGAACTAGAAATGCCTAAACCAGTACGCATTCACTGGACTGGCTGTCCCAATTCTTGCGGTCAACCTCAAGTGGCAGATATTGGTTTAATTGGTACGAAAACGAAGAAAGATGGGGAAGTAGTCGAAGCCGTAGATATTTGGATGGGTGGTAAAGTAGGTAAAGATGCTTGTTTAGGCGAAGAAGTTAGGAAAAGAGTTCCTTGCGATGAATTGAAAAATATGTTAAGGAATCTGTTGCTCGAACATTTCGAGGCGAAACCAAAGCAGAAAGAGATGGTTACTGTGTAG